A region from the Takifugu rubripes chromosome 22, fTakRub1.2, whole genome shotgun sequence genome encodes:
- the arhgef18a gene encoding rho guanine nucleotide exchange factor 18a isoform X1 has product MTVASRKHSPQPGSSSSNETRSGLVQMDEVDGLRLRQSSEDSVSLAPSLAEPINLEDLHYAQVRGELEYIAQNLEAESWSVAVDQSYLKSLNKEAVKRQDVIYEFIQTEMHHVRTLKVLLQVYMYELRRSQLIEDAKLEQLFLSVEELLSLHQHFLSCLKARQEEAQPDESPNNYQITQFGDILVSQFSGAVGERMVQSYSVFCSHHNESINIYKEQMQNNKKMQILMRKIGQLPLVRRLGISECFMLVTQRITKYPILVERIIQNTEGDTEEQQTLVQGLALIKDAISQVNNQVRQYEKAARLREIGLRLEPKSQGRQKDGLLFHRDDLINGTRTLLHEGTVTWKSSGRHKEIHALLLSDVLVLLQEKDQKLVFAGVDNKPPIISLKRLLVREVAREDKAMFLINVSTSMAEMYELHTSSRQERLTWLTLISDAIEQINALTVKEDIDEMSAELQQLQDALRLCDEHIKQCLTKKQEVFAALYKNVMKQEIPHKGLLLRGDASDFQQGETLLAGAIREAEYLQNRLISVVNTSNPLEDDNVQDVQLGREDPYGAGDSNMKSDAADEPSGMDDLPGYSLTPKPSQELLYSESTEQSADDDDTNMPESRLVSSQFPLAEMCERVILLAQRLYTLQTIVAQQDSQIELQNTFQSQSKQPTRNNSVLLEQEKQRNQEKHKEALANLQKLQAQHREEQRQWEKERERQRIQMEALEAQLQQREEECRTWEEKLQGEKTELEEQRGNYQEGLERLRETTKSVEKEKDRLSQEKERLEQQQEKLKKYIPNPGLPQYDDPSQYWSYQSFRGSIANGGGGLPTPLKLNTLINAPDVSEVPPKVPPRKESMAVLPAKPELPIQLISTTNQVHKPAAVQQQIPTKLAALSKGKDKGLKGKASHKRTNSAASIDVSQLVPIRVTGKEGGSLRAKRNSSPQRIQSGTFSPPESLRSVKSSQSFSTLRSSSEVRPPAPPPFPKELEKGKERVIFL; this is encoded by the exons ATGACCGTCGCCTCTCGGAAACACAGCCCTCAGCCTGGTTCCTCTTCTTCCAACGAAACAAG GTCTGGTCTGGTGCAGATGGATGAGGTCGATGGCCTCCGTTTGAGGCAATCCTCTGAGGATTCCGTGTCGCTGGCGCCCTCCTTGGCCGAGCCTATTAACCTAGAAG ACTTGCATTATGCTCAGGTGCGTGGAGAGCTGGAGTACATCGCTCAGAACCTGGAGGCAGAGTCCTGGAGCGTGGCCGTGGACCAGAGCTACCTGAAGTCCCTGAACAAAGAGGCTGTAAAAAGGCAGGACGTCATCTATG AGTTCATCCAGACGGAGATGCACCATGTGCGCACCTTAAAGGTCCTTCTCCAGGTCTACATGTACGAGCTGAGGCGGTCTCAGCTGATCGAGGATGCcaagctggagcagctcttcctcagtgTAGAAGAGCTGCTTAGCCTCCACCAGCACTTTCTCAGCTGCCTCAAAGCGCGACAGGAAGAGGCTCAACCCGACGAAAGTCCCAATAACTACCAGATCACCCAGTTTGGGGATATTCTTGTTTCCCAG TTTTCAGGTGCGGTGGGGGAAAGAATGGTCCAGTCTTACAGTGTGTTCTGCAGCCATCACAACGAGTCCATAAACATCTATAAAGAGCAGATGCAGAACAACAAGAAAATGCAGATTCTGATGAGG AAAATAGGACAGCTGCCTCTCGTACGAAGGCTGGGAATCTCCGAATGCTTCATGCTGGTGACTCAGCGTATTACAAAATATCCCATCCTGGTGGAGCGGATCATACAGAACACTGAAG GTGacacggaggagcagcagacgCTGGTTCAGGGTCTGGCTCTGATCAAAGATGCCATCTCTCAGGTCAACAACCAGGTCAGGCAATACGAGAAAGCCGCTCGTCTGCGAGAGATTGGCCTGCGCCTGGAGCCCAAGTCTCAGGGCCGGCAGAAAGACGGCCTGCTGTTCCACAGGGACGACCTGATCAACGGAACAAGGACTCTACTCCACGAGGGCACCGTCACGTGGAAGTCGTCTGGTCGACACAAAG AAATCCATGCCTTGCTGCTGTCAGACGTGTTAGTGCTCCTACAAGAGAAAGACCAGAAGCTCGTCTTTGCTGGTGTG GACAACAAACCACCTATCATTTCCCTTAAGAGGTTATTAGTTAGGGAAGTGGCTCGTGAGGACAAAGCCATGTTTCTCATCAACGTGAGCACCTCCATGGCAGAAATGTATGAACTTCACACCAGCTCCAGGCAGGAACGCCTCACCTGGTTGACGCTGATATCGGACGCTATAGAGCA gattaaTGCATTAACTGTAAAGGAGGACATCGACGAAATGTCTgctgaactgcagcagctgcaag ATGCTCTCAGGCTGTGTGATGAACATATAAAGCAATGTCTGACAAAGAAACAGGAGGTGTTTGCTGCGCTGTATAAAAATGTGATGAAGCAAGAAATCCCCCATAAAGGGCTGCTGCTTCGCGGCGATGCCTCTGActtccagcagggggagacactGCTCGCGGGAGCCATTCGAGAAG CTGAATACTTGCAGAATCGGCTGATTTCAGTGGTAAACACCTCAAACCCTCTAGAAGATGACAACGTACAGGATGTGCAGCTCGGAAGGGAAGACCCCTATGGAGCAGGAGATTCTAACATGAAAA GTGACGCAGCTGACGAACCCAGCGGCATGGACGACCTCCCAGGTTACAGTCTTACCCCCAAACCATCGCAGGAACTGCTCTACTCTGAAAGCACAGAGCAGTCA GCTGATGATGACGACACTAATATGCCAGAGAGCAGGTTGGTCTCCAGTCAGTTCCCTCTTGCAGAG ATGTGTGAAAGAGTGATACTTCTTGCGCAGAGGCTGTACACCTTACAA ACGATCGTAGCCCAGCAAGACAGCCAGATCGAGCTCCAAAACACCTTTCAGTCACAGAGCAAACAGCCGACGCGTAACAACAGCGttctgctggagcaggagaagcagcgaAACCAGGAGAAGCACAAGGAGGCGCTGGCAAATTTACAAAAACTGCAGGCTCAACATCGAGAGGAGCAGCGGCagtgggagaaggagagggagcgcCAGAGGATACAGATGGAGGCTCTGGaagctcagctgcagcagagagaagaggaatgCCGGACGTGGGAGGAGAAGCTCCAGGGGGAAAAgacagagctggaggaacagaGGGGGAATTATCAGGAAGGGCTGGAGAGGCTGAGAGAAACCACAAAGTCGGTTGAGAAGGAGAAGGATCGCCTGAGTCAGGAAAAGGAAcgtctggagcagcagcaggagaagttaaaaaaatacattccaAACCCGGGATTGCCTCAGTACGATGATCCCTcgcag tACTGGAGCTACCAGTCTTTCAGGGGCAGCATAGCGAATGGAGGAGGTGGCCTGCCGACGCCTCTGAAGCTTAACACATTGATCAATGCCCCAGATGTTTCAGAAGTGCCTCCAAAGGTTCCACCGCGCAAGGAGAGCATGGCCGTGCTGCCGGCCAAGCCCGAGCTGCCCATCCAGCTGATCAGCACCACCAACCAGGTTCATAAACCTGCTGCCGTACAGCAGCAGATCCCCACCAAACTGGCAGCACTGTCCAAGGGGAAGGACAAGGGCCTCAAAGGGAAGGCTTCCCACAAGAGAACCAACAGCGCAG CCTCTATCGATGTGAGCCAGCTGGTGCCCATCCGAGTTACTGGGAAAGAAGGAGGCAGCTTGAGAGCAAAAAGGAACTCCAGTCCTCAAAGAATCCAGTCAG GAACCTTTAGCCCGCCGGAGTCTCTCCGCAGCGTGAAGTCGTCTCAGTCCTTCAGCAcactcaggagcagcagcgaggTTCGACCTCCGGCGCCGCCTCCTTTCCCCAAAGAGCTTGAAAAGGGCAAAGAACGGGTCATTTTCCTTTAA
- the arhgef18a gene encoding rho guanine nucleotide exchange factor 18a isoform X2 → MDEVDGLRLRQSSEDSVSLAPSLAEPINLEDLHYAQVRGELEYIAQNLEAESWSVAVDQSYLKSLNKEAVKRQDVIYEFIQTEMHHVRTLKVLLQVYMYELRRSQLIEDAKLEQLFLSVEELLSLHQHFLSCLKARQEEAQPDESPNNYQITQFGDILVSQFSGAVGERMVQSYSVFCSHHNESINIYKEQMQNNKKMQILMRKIGQLPLVRRLGISECFMLVTQRITKYPILVERIIQNTEGDTEEQQTLVQGLALIKDAISQVNNQVRQYEKAARLREIGLRLEPKSQGRQKDGLLFHRDDLINGTRTLLHEGTVTWKSSGRHKEIHALLLSDVLVLLQEKDQKLVFAGVDNKPPIISLKRLLVREVAREDKAMFLINVSTSMAEMYELHTSSRQERLTWLTLISDAIEQINALTVKEDIDEMSAELQQLQDALRLCDEHIKQCLTKKQEVFAALYKNVMKQEIPHKGLLLRGDASDFQQGETLLAGAIREAEYLQNRLISVVNTSNPLEDDNVQDVQLGREDPYGAGDSNMKSDAADEPSGMDDLPGYSLTPKPSQELLYSESTEQSADDDDTNMPESRLVSSQFPLAEMCERVILLAQRLYTLQTIVAQQDSQIELQNTFQSQSKQPTRNNSVLLEQEKQRNQEKHKEALANLQKLQAQHREEQRQWEKERERQRIQMEALEAQLQQREEECRTWEEKLQGEKTELEEQRGNYQEGLERLRETTKSVEKEKDRLSQEKERLEQQQEKLKKYIPNPGLPQYDDPSQYWSYQSFRGSIANGGGGLPTPLKLNTLINAPDVSEVPPKVPPRKESMAVLPAKPELPIQLISTTNQVHKPAAVQQQIPTKLAALSKGKDKGLKGKASHKRTNSAASIDVSQLVPIRVTGKEGGSLRAKRNSSPQRIQSGTFSPPESLRSVKSSQSFSTLRSSSEVRPPAPPPFPKELEKGKERVIFL, encoded by the exons ATGGATGAGGTCGATGGCCTCCGTTTGAGGCAATCCTCTGAGGATTCCGTGTCGCTGGCGCCCTCCTTGGCCGAGCCTATTAACCTAGAAG ACTTGCATTATGCTCAGGTGCGTGGAGAGCTGGAGTACATCGCTCAGAACCTGGAGGCAGAGTCCTGGAGCGTGGCCGTGGACCAGAGCTACCTGAAGTCCCTGAACAAAGAGGCTGTAAAAAGGCAGGACGTCATCTATG AGTTCATCCAGACGGAGATGCACCATGTGCGCACCTTAAAGGTCCTTCTCCAGGTCTACATGTACGAGCTGAGGCGGTCTCAGCTGATCGAGGATGCcaagctggagcagctcttcctcagtgTAGAAGAGCTGCTTAGCCTCCACCAGCACTTTCTCAGCTGCCTCAAAGCGCGACAGGAAGAGGCTCAACCCGACGAAAGTCCCAATAACTACCAGATCACCCAGTTTGGGGATATTCTTGTTTCCCAG TTTTCAGGTGCGGTGGGGGAAAGAATGGTCCAGTCTTACAGTGTGTTCTGCAGCCATCACAACGAGTCCATAAACATCTATAAAGAGCAGATGCAGAACAACAAGAAAATGCAGATTCTGATGAGG AAAATAGGACAGCTGCCTCTCGTACGAAGGCTGGGAATCTCCGAATGCTTCATGCTGGTGACTCAGCGTATTACAAAATATCCCATCCTGGTGGAGCGGATCATACAGAACACTGAAG GTGacacggaggagcagcagacgCTGGTTCAGGGTCTGGCTCTGATCAAAGATGCCATCTCTCAGGTCAACAACCAGGTCAGGCAATACGAGAAAGCCGCTCGTCTGCGAGAGATTGGCCTGCGCCTGGAGCCCAAGTCTCAGGGCCGGCAGAAAGACGGCCTGCTGTTCCACAGGGACGACCTGATCAACGGAACAAGGACTCTACTCCACGAGGGCACCGTCACGTGGAAGTCGTCTGGTCGACACAAAG AAATCCATGCCTTGCTGCTGTCAGACGTGTTAGTGCTCCTACAAGAGAAAGACCAGAAGCTCGTCTTTGCTGGTGTG GACAACAAACCACCTATCATTTCCCTTAAGAGGTTATTAGTTAGGGAAGTGGCTCGTGAGGACAAAGCCATGTTTCTCATCAACGTGAGCACCTCCATGGCAGAAATGTATGAACTTCACACCAGCTCCAGGCAGGAACGCCTCACCTGGTTGACGCTGATATCGGACGCTATAGAGCA gattaaTGCATTAACTGTAAAGGAGGACATCGACGAAATGTCTgctgaactgcagcagctgcaag ATGCTCTCAGGCTGTGTGATGAACATATAAAGCAATGTCTGACAAAGAAACAGGAGGTGTTTGCTGCGCTGTATAAAAATGTGATGAAGCAAGAAATCCCCCATAAAGGGCTGCTGCTTCGCGGCGATGCCTCTGActtccagcagggggagacactGCTCGCGGGAGCCATTCGAGAAG CTGAATACTTGCAGAATCGGCTGATTTCAGTGGTAAACACCTCAAACCCTCTAGAAGATGACAACGTACAGGATGTGCAGCTCGGAAGGGAAGACCCCTATGGAGCAGGAGATTCTAACATGAAAA GTGACGCAGCTGACGAACCCAGCGGCATGGACGACCTCCCAGGTTACAGTCTTACCCCCAAACCATCGCAGGAACTGCTCTACTCTGAAAGCACAGAGCAGTCA GCTGATGATGACGACACTAATATGCCAGAGAGCAGGTTGGTCTCCAGTCAGTTCCCTCTTGCAGAG ATGTGTGAAAGAGTGATACTTCTTGCGCAGAGGCTGTACACCTTACAA ACGATCGTAGCCCAGCAAGACAGCCAGATCGAGCTCCAAAACACCTTTCAGTCACAGAGCAAACAGCCGACGCGTAACAACAGCGttctgctggagcaggagaagcagcgaAACCAGGAGAAGCACAAGGAGGCGCTGGCAAATTTACAAAAACTGCAGGCTCAACATCGAGAGGAGCAGCGGCagtgggagaaggagagggagcgcCAGAGGATACAGATGGAGGCTCTGGaagctcagctgcagcagagagaagaggaatgCCGGACGTGGGAGGAGAAGCTCCAGGGGGAAAAgacagagctggaggaacagaGGGGGAATTATCAGGAAGGGCTGGAGAGGCTGAGAGAAACCACAAAGTCGGTTGAGAAGGAGAAGGATCGCCTGAGTCAGGAAAAGGAAcgtctggagcagcagcaggagaagttaaaaaaatacattccaAACCCGGGATTGCCTCAGTACGATGATCCCTcgcag tACTGGAGCTACCAGTCTTTCAGGGGCAGCATAGCGAATGGAGGAGGTGGCCTGCCGACGCCTCTGAAGCTTAACACATTGATCAATGCCCCAGATGTTTCAGAAGTGCCTCCAAAGGTTCCACCGCGCAAGGAGAGCATGGCCGTGCTGCCGGCCAAGCCCGAGCTGCCCATCCAGCTGATCAGCACCACCAACCAGGTTCATAAACCTGCTGCCGTACAGCAGCAGATCCCCACCAAACTGGCAGCACTGTCCAAGGGGAAGGACAAGGGCCTCAAAGGGAAGGCTTCCCACAAGAGAACCAACAGCGCAG CCTCTATCGATGTGAGCCAGCTGGTGCCCATCCGAGTTACTGGGAAAGAAGGAGGCAGCTTGAGAGCAAAAAGGAACTCCAGTCCTCAAAGAATCCAGTCAG GAACCTTTAGCCCGCCGGAGTCTCTCCGCAGCGTGAAGTCGTCTCAGTCCTTCAGCAcactcaggagcagcagcgaggTTCGACCTCCGGCGCCGCCTCCTTTCCCCAAAGAGCTTGAAAAGGGCAAAGAACGGGTCATTTTCCTTTAA
- the sppl2 gene encoding signal peptide peptidase-like 2: MRLPETLLWAAVFIHEAVGEYGMAHFSDKGKSNGKDYCIFFNSQWARLPQDLHKASRLQIYDLTTSVLCSPSEVPEGGFPNRIPMVLRGNCTFYEKVRLAQINGAKGLLIVSKDRLTPPAGNKTQYEEIDIPVALLSYSDMLDISKTFGKGRLVAMYAPNEPVLDYNMVIIFLMAVGTVAVGGYWAGSRDRKKRYLKLKRDEAAEKQDEETVDVTPIMICVFVVMCCSMLVLLYFFYDYLAIWVIVIFCLASSVGLHSCLWPFVRRLPFCKCRVPENNLPYLQKRPHVSMLLLSAFCVGVSVTWMVFRNEDAWAWVLQDTLGIAFCLYMLKTVRLPTFKACTLLLSVLFVYDVFFVFITPFLTNSGESIMVEVAAGPSDSTTHEKLPMVLKVPRLNSSPLALCDRPFSLLGFGDILVPGLLVVYCHRFDILIQSSRIYFVACTIAYGIGLLITFVALAVMQMGQPALLYLVPCTLLTSLTVALCRKELPQFWTGSGFVPAIVLAPINCTQTAAPQTEVPLNPKPEPQPTEDGDPSEEKAQDPAPQERPTTENADEENKSN, translated from the exons ATGAGGCTCCCTGAAACACTGCTTTGGGCCGCTGTCTTCATTCACGAG GCGGTGGGGGAGTATGGCATGGCCCATTTCAGTGACAAAGGAAAGAGCAACGGAAAGGACTACTGCATATTCTTCAACTCGCAGTGGGCACGGCTGCCTCAGGACCTCCATAAGGCA TCACGTCTTCAGATCTATGACCTGACCACCTCGGTCTTGTGCTCGCCCTCCGAGGTCCCAGAGGGGGGCTTCCCAAATCGCATCCCCATGGTGCTGAGAGGCAACTGCACCTTCTATGAAAAAGTTCGTCTGGCTCAGATTAACGGGGCCAAGGGCCTTCTTATTGTCAGCAAGGACAGACTG ACCCCACCGGCAGGAAACAAGACTCAGTATGAGGAGATTGATATTCCTGTAGCACTGCTCAGCTACTCTGACATGCTGGATATCAGTAAG ACATTTGGTAAAGGAAGACTGGTTGCCATGTATGCCCCCAACGAGCCCGTGCTGGATTACAATATGGTGATTATCTTCCTGATGGCAGTCGGAACAGTAGCCGTTGGGGGATATTGGGCAGGCAGCAGAGACCGCAAAAA ACGCTACCTTAAGCTGAAGCGGGACGAGGCCGCAGAGAAGCAGGACGAAGAGACGGTTGACGTCACCCCCATCATGATCTGTGTTTTTGTAGTCATGTGCTGCAGCATGCTGGTGCTCCTCTACTTCTTCTACGACTACCTGG CCATTTGGGTGATCGTTATCTTCTGCCTGGCCTCCTCTGTCGGCCTCCACAGCTGCCTGTGGCCTTTTGTACGGAGGCTCCCTTTCTGTAAATGCAG GGTCCCAGAAAACAATTTGCCGTACTTGCAGAAGCGGCCGCACGTCTCCATGTTGCTGCTCTCGGCCTTCTGCGTCGGCGTCAGCGTCACCTGGATGGTTTTTCGTAACGAAGACGC GTGGGCGTGGGTGTTGCAGGACACCCTGGGAATCGCCTTCTGTCTGTATATGCTAAAAACAGTCAGACTTCCCACATTTAAG GCGTGTACCTTATTGCTGAGCGTCCTCTTCGTCTACGACGTTTTCTTCGTATTCATCACTCCCTTCTTAACAAAC AGTGGGGAGAGTATAATGGTGGAGGTAGCGGCCGGCCCCTCTGATTCCACCACACATGAAAAG CTTCCTATGGTGCTGAAAGTGCCGAGGTTAAACTCCTCTCCTCTGGCTCTTTGCGACCGTCCCTTCTCGCTTCTGGGATTCGGGGATATTTTAGTACCAG GTCTGCTGGTTGTGTACTGTCACAGGTTTGACATTTTAATACAGTCGTCCAGGATCTACTTTGTGGCCTGCACAATCG CGTACGGCATCGGTCTGCTCATCACCTTCGTGGCGCTGGCAGTGATGCAGATGGGCCAGCCCGCCTTGCTCTACCTGGTGCCTTGCACTCTGCTCACCAGCCTCACCGTGGCACTGTGCCGCAAGGAGTTGCCGCAGTTCTGGACTGGGAGTGGATTTGTG CCTGCCATAGTCCTCGCTCCCATCAACTGTACACAAACCGCAGCACCGCAGACAGAGGTGCCCTTGAACCCTAAACCGGAACCACAACCTACAGAAGACGGCGATCCCAGTGAGGAGAAAGCCCAGGATCCTGCGCCGCAGGAACGGCCGACCACAGAAAATGCTGACgaggaaaacaaaagcaacTGA
- the dapk3 gene encoding death-associated protein kinase 3 produces MAGFRQEDVELYYEMGEELGSGQFAIVRKCKEKSTGVEYAAKFIKKRRLSSSRRGVSRDEIKREVNILREIQHSNIITLHDIFENKTDVILILELVSGGELFDFLAEKESLTEEEATQFLKQILDGVQYLHSKHIAHFDLKPENIMLLDKNVPNPRIKLIDFGIAHQIKAGNEFKNIFGTPEFVAPEIVNYEPLGLEADMWSIGVITYILLSGASPFLGETKQETLTNISGVNYDFDEEYFSNTSELAKDFIRRLLVKDPKKRMKIDDSLEHPWIKVIKRRNVRPEERDHKTERRRLKTTRLKEYTIKSHSSMPPNNTYINFERFSQVLEEIAAAEEGLRDLERNQQSCRDDVAALLSIYEEKEGWYKEENQSISSDLSYIRQELQRTQIQRKKSMEEARFTTQAANVLKRKFGRLENRYEMLAEQVASDVRWVEELVKSISSEKAGLGSSTMP; encoded by the exons ATGGCTGGCTTCAGGCAAGAAGATGTGGAGTTGTATTATGAAATGGGAGAGGAGCTGGgcag TGGGCAGTTTGCAATTGTGCGTAAGTGTAAGGAGAAGAGCACGGGCGTGGAATACGCAGCCAAGTTCATCAAAAAGCGGCGGCTCTCCTCCAGCCGGCGGGGCGTGAGTCGCGACGAGATCAAGCGCGAAGTGAACATCCTGAGGGAGATCCAGCACAGCAACATCATCACCTTGCACGACATCTTCGAAAACAAGACCGACGTGATCCTGATCCTGGAGCTGGTGTCTGGAGGGGAGCTGTTCGACTTCCTCGCCGAGAAGGAGTCGCTGACTGAGGAGGAGGCCACGCAGTTTCTGAAGCAGATCCTGGATGGCGTTCAGTATCTGCACTCCAAACACATCGCACACTTTGACCTCAAG CCCGAGAACATCATGCTGCTGGATAAGAACGTCCCTAACCCCAGGATCAAGCTGATTGATTTCGGCATTGCTCATCAGATTAAAGCAGGAAACGAATTTAAGAATATTTTCGGAACGCCGGAGTTTGTCG CTCCTGAAATAGTCAACTATGAGCCACTTGGACTAGAGGCTGACATGTG GAGCATTGGAGTAATTACATACATTCT GCTGAGTGGCGCTTCGCCGTTTCTCGGCGAAACCAAGCAGGAGACTCTCACAAACATCTCGGGCGTCAACTATGACTTTGATGAGGAATACTTCAGCAACACCAGTGAGCTGGCAAAAGACTTCATACGCCGTCTGCTGGTCAAGGACCCCAA GAAGAGAATGAAAATTGATGATAGCTTGGAGCACCCCTGGATCAAG gtgaTTAAGAGGCGAAATGTCCGCCCAGAGGAGAGGGACCACAAGACTGAGCGCCGCCGCCTGAAGACCACTCGTCTGAAGGAGTACACCATCAAGTCCCACTCGAGCATGCCGCCCAACAACACTTATATTAACTTTGAGCGCTTCTCACAAGTGCTCGAGGAGATTGCAGCGGCGGAGGAAGGCCTAAGGGACCTGGAACGCAACCAGCAGTCGTGTCGGGACGATGTGGCAGCACTGTTGTCCATTtacgaggagaaggaggggtggTATAAGGAGGAGAACCAGAGCATCTCCAGTGACCTGAGCTACATCCGCCAGGAGCTGCAACGCACCCAAATCCAGCGCAAAAAGAGCATGGAAGAGGCCCGCTTCACCACGCAGGCTGCCAATGTCTTAAAGCGCAAGTTTGGCCGCTTGGAGAACCGATACGAGATGCTGGCGGAGCAGGTGGCATCGGACGTCCGCTGGGTGGAGGAGTTGGTCAAGTCCATCTCCTCAGAGAAAGCTGGCCTCGGCTCCAGCACCATGCCCTGA